In Fusobacterium canifelinum, a genomic segment contains:
- the ilvA gene encoding threonine ammonia-lyase, giving the protein MAKLEAFIKAKEKLSKVLLETHLIYSPIFSKESGNKVFIKPENLQKTGSFKIRGAYNKISNLTDAEKKRGVIASSAGNHAQGVAYGAKESGIKAVIVMPKSTPLIKVESTKQYGAEVILHGDVYDDAFKKAKELEEKEGYVFVHPFNDEDVLDGQGTIALEILEELPETDIILVPIGGGGLISGIACAAKILKPEIKIIGVEPERAASAYEAIKENKVVELKEANTIADGTAVKKIGDLNFEYIKKYVDEIITVSDYELMEAFLLLVEKHKIIAENSGILSVAATKKIKEKNKKIVSVISGGNIDVLMISSMINKGLIRRDRIFNFSVNIPDKPGELAKVVDLIAEQGANVIKLEHNQFKNLSRFKDVELQVTVETNGSEHVKNLVQVFEEKGYEIVKIKSKVN; this is encoded by the coding sequence ATGGCTAAGTTAGAAGCTTTTATAAAAGCAAAGGAAAAATTGTCAAAAGTACTTTTAGAAACACACTTAATTTACAGTCCTATATTCTCAAAAGAATCTGGAAATAAAGTATTTATCAAACCAGAGAACTTACAAAAAACAGGTTCATTTAAAATAAGAGGAGCATACAATAAAATTTCTAATCTAACAGATGCTGAAAAGAAAAGAGGTGTAATTGCTTCATCTGCTGGAAACCATGCTCAAGGAGTTGCTTATGGTGCTAAAGAATCTGGTATAAAAGCAGTTATTGTAATGCCTAAATCTACCCCTCTTATAAAAGTTGAATCTACAAAACAATATGGTGCAGAAGTTATCTTACATGGTGATGTCTATGATGATGCCTTTAAGAAAGCAAAAGAATTAGAAGAAAAAGAAGGTTATGTATTTGTCCATCCTTTTAATGATGAAGATGTTTTAGATGGTCAAGGAACAATAGCTCTAGAAATTTTAGAAGAACTTCCTGAAACAGATATTATACTTGTTCCTATTGGTGGTGGTGGTTTAATTTCAGGTATAGCCTGTGCTGCAAAGATATTAAAACCTGAAATAAAAATTATTGGTGTAGAACCAGAAAGAGCTGCATCAGCTTATGAAGCTATAAAAGAAAATAAAGTTGTTGAACTTAAAGAAGCAAATACAATAGCTGATGGAACTGCTGTAAAAAAAATTGGAGACTTAAATTTTGAATATATCAAAAAGTATGTTGATGAAATTATTACAGTATCAGATTATGAATTGATGGAAGCATTCTTATTATTGGTGGAAAAACATAAAATTATTGCAGAAAACTCTGGAATACTATCAGTTGCTGCTACAAAAAAAATAAAAGAAAAAAATAAAAAAATTGTATCTGTTATAAGTGGTGGTAATATAGATGTTTTAATGATTTCATCTATGATTAATAAAGGACTTATAAGAAGAGATAGAATCTTTAATTTTTCAGTAAACATCCCAGATAAACCAGGAGAATTAGCAAAAGTTGTGGATTTAATAGCAGAGCAAGGAGCTAATGTTATAAAACTTGAACACAATCAATTTAAAAATCTATCAAGATTCAAAGATGTTGAATTACAAGTTACAGTTGAAACTAATGGTAGTGAACATGTTAAAAATTTAGTTCAAGTCTTTGAAGAAAAAGGTTATGAAATAGTTAAAATTAAGTCTAAAGTAAATTAA
- the mtnK gene encoding S-methyl-5-thioribose kinase translates to MKYQEHFLLDCDEVISYVKEKNLFPENANLTVKEIGDGNINYIFKVENKIDGKSIVLKQADKLLRSSGRPLDLIRSKIEANILRIENNLAPHFVPEIYFYDEIMCVLAMEDISEYKNLRTELIAGKIFPNFADNISEFLSRTLLLTTDLFMNKFEKKKNVKEFINPELCDISECLVFTEPYDNNRNRNIITAGNEEFVENMLYKNEDLHFSILKLREKFMNYSQSLIHGDLHSGSIFINEKGIKIIDPEFSFYGPMAYDIGNVIGNLYFPLYRAKFFVEDSKKKEEFINWLEKCILDIPILFSKKCKLLWEKYSNDKLLKNKKFREYYIENIVKDSLAYAGTEMIRRIVGDAKVLELTSLENSEKKLQLEKELINKAVSMIMKN, encoded by the coding sequence ATGAAATATCAAGAACATTTTTTACTGGATTGTGATGAAGTTATTTCTTATGTAAAAGAAAAAAATCTTTTTCCAGAAAATGCTAATTTAACTGTTAAAGAAATTGGAGATGGCAATATAAATTATATTTTTAAAGTAGAAAATAAAATTGATGGGAAATCTATTGTTCTAAAACAAGCAGATAAATTACTTCGTTCATCAGGAAGACCTTTGGATTTGATAAGAAGTAAAATTGAAGCAAATATTTTAAGGATTGAAAATAATTTAGCTCCTCATTTCGTCCCTGAAATATATTTTTATGATGAAATTATGTGTGTATTGGCAATGGAAGATATTTCAGAATATAAAAATTTGAGAACAGAGCTTATAGCAGGAAAAATATTCCCAAATTTTGCAGATAATATCTCAGAATTTTTAAGTAGAACTTTACTTTTGACAACAGATTTATTTATGAATAAGTTTGAAAAAAAGAAAAATGTAAAAGAATTTATTAATCCTGAATTATGCGATATTAGTGAATGTTTAGTTTTTACAGAACCATATGATAATAATAGAAATAGAAATATTATAACTGCTGGAAATGAAGAGTTTGTAGAAAATATGTTATATAAAAATGAAGATTTACATTTTTCAATTTTAAAGTTAAGAGAAAAATTTATGAACTATTCTCAATCTTTAATACATGGGGATTTACATTCTGGCTCAATTTTTATAAATGAAAAAGGAATAAAAATTATAGACCCTGAGTTTTCATTTTATGGACCAATGGCTTATGATATTGGAAATGTAATAGGAAACTTATATTTTCCTTTATATAGAGCTAAATTTTTTGTGGAAGATAGTAAAAAGAAGGAAGAATTTATAAATTGGCTAGAAAAATGCATTCTTGATATTCCTATCTTATTTTCTAAAAAGTGTAAATTGTTATGGGAAAAATATTCAAATGATAAGTTACTTAAAAATAAAAAATTTAGAGAATATTATATTGAAAATATTGTAAAAGACTCTCTAGCTTATGCAGGAACAGAGATGATACGTAGGATAGTTGGAGATGCAAAAGTTTTAGAACTTACAAGTCTGGAAAATTCTGAAAAGAAATTACAATTAGAAAAGGAACTTATTAATAAAGCTGTATCAATGATAATGAAAAATTAA
- a CDS encoding S-methyl-5-thioribose-1-phosphate isomerase, with product MQRMDEGLAFLLQYENVAWYQDGKVKILDRRVYPREIKFVICTNYLEVRQAIADMVTQSAGPYTAAGMGMALAAYQSKNLSKEEQIKFLEKASYDISTARPTTINRMKLVTESCLEVAKQAITENKNPVEVIFQRTYDSLERRYKRMSLVAKNLVSLFPNKGKVLTQCFGETIVGCMGREIKNQNKDIEFFCPETRPYLQGARLTASVLKEQGFKTTVITDNMVAWTISRKNIDLFTSAADTICMDGYIVNKVGTLQIAILCKHFGIPYFVTGIPDIDKLKKDIVIEERNPNEVLEFNNLKNTLNGVEAYYPAFDITPPYLINGVVTDKKIFSPYNLDEYFKDEVEQYY from the coding sequence ATGCAAAGAATGGATGAAGGGTTAGCCTTTTTATTACAGTATGAAAATGTAGCTTGGTATCAAGATGGTAAAGTTAAAATATTAGATAGAAGAGTATATCCAAGGGAGATTAAATTTGTAATTTGTACTAATTATTTAGAGGTTAGACAAGCTATTGCTGATATGGTAACTCAAAGTGCGGGACCTTATACAGCTGCTGGTATGGGAATGGCTTTAGCAGCATATCAGTCAAAAAATTTAAGTAAAGAAGAACAAATTAAATTTTTAGAAAAGGCTTCTTACGATATTTCAACAGCAAGACCGACAACTATTAATAGAATGAAATTGGTTACAGAGTCTTGTTTAGAGGTAGCAAAACAAGCTATTACTGAAAATAAAAATCCAGTAGAAGTTATTTTTCAAAGAACTTATGATTCTTTGGAAAGGCGTTATAAAAGAATGAGTCTTGTTGCAAAAAATTTAGTAAGTTTATTTCCTAATAAGGGAAAAGTTTTAACACAGTGTTTTGGAGAAACTATTGTAGGTTGTATGGGGAGAGAGATAAAAAATCAAAATAAAGATATTGAATTTTTTTGTCCAGAAACTAGACCTTATTTGCAAGGAGCTAGGTTAACTGCTAGTGTTTTAAAAGAACAAGGATTTAAAACTACTGTTATAACAGATAATATGGTCGCTTGGACAATATCACGAAAAAATATAGATTTATTCACATCAGCAGCTGATACTATATGTATGGATGGATATATCGTCAATAAAGTGGGAACTTTACAAATTGCTATTCTTTGTAAACATTTTGGTATTCCATATTTTGTTACAGGCATACCAGATATTGATAAATTAAAAAAAGATATTGTTATAGAAGAAAGAAATCCAAATGAGGTTCTTGAATTTAATAATTTAAAAAATACTTTAAATGGAGTTGAAGCTTATTATCCTGCTTTTGATATTACTCCTCCATATCTTATAAATGGAGTTGTTACTGATAAAAAAATTTTTTCTCCTTATAATTTAGATGAATATTTTAAAGATGAAGTAGAGCAATATTATTAA
- a CDS encoding Na+/H+ antiporter NhaC family protein has translation MKKKGSFLGLVPLLIFLLIYASTGIFTDKIDNMPLLVAFTITVAIALCFNNPNKEKINFEQKVEIFCKGASDSTLLLLVIIFLLAGAFYSVADAMGAVKSMVNLGLTLLPLKMLLPGLFIIGCILSFAMGTSMGTVSALTPIAVGIANETGISLPLICGVVVGGAMFGDNLSFISDTTIAATRTQEVEMKDKFKVNFLIVLPAVILNIIVLSFIGGEGVQGAVYEYSLLNLVPYVSIIVLALIGINVIIVLTIGVVLGLIIGLINNSFTFIEIFSVVQRGMGWMENMAIIALVVGGVVAIMEYLGGIDYLLENLTAKIKSKKGAEFGISILVSLLCLATTNNTVSIITAGPLAKDIADKFSVDRRRVAGLLDIFSSAFQGLMPYAGQILVAAAMAQISPVSIVPYSWYSMFMIVMGILAIITGIPKLKEKN, from the coding sequence ATGAAGAAAAAAGGAAGCTTTTTAGGTTTGGTTCCATTGCTAATATTTTTATTAATTTATGCAAGTACTGGAATATTTACAGATAAAATTGATAATATGCCTTTACTTGTTGCCTTTACAATAACAGTTGCTATTGCTTTATGTTTTAACAATCCAAATAAGGAAAAAATAAACTTTGAGCAAAAAGTTGAAATTTTTTGTAAAGGTGCCAGTGATTCAACACTTTTATTATTAGTGATTATATTTTTATTGGCAGGAGCTTTTTATTCTGTTGCTGATGCTATGGGAGCAGTAAAATCTATGGTAAATTTAGGTCTTACACTTTTACCATTAAAAATGTTACTTCCTGGTTTATTTATAATAGGTTGCATTTTAAGTTTTGCTATGGGAACTTCAATGGGAACAGTGTCCGCTTTAACTCCAATCGCCGTAGGTATTGCAAATGAAACTGGTATAAGTTTACCACTTATTTGTGGAGTTGTTGTTGGAGGAGCAATGTTTGGGGATAATTTATCTTTTATTTCTGATACTACAATAGCAGCAACTAGAACACAAGAAGTTGAAATGAAAGACAAATTTAAAGTTAATTTTTTAATTGTACTTCCTGCTGTAATATTAAATATAATAGTGTTAAGTTTTATTGGTGGTGAAGGAGTACAAGGGGCAGTTTATGAATATAGCCTATTGAATTTAGTTCCATATGTATCTATAATAGTTTTAGCTTTAATTGGAATTAATGTAATAATAGTTTTGACTATTGGAGTTGTACTTGGATTAATAATAGGTTTAATAAATAATTCATTTACTTTTATTGAAATTTTTTCAGTAGTTCAAAGAGGTATGGGTTGGATGGAAAATATGGCAATTATAGCTTTAGTAGTTGGAGGAGTTGTAGCTATAATGGAATATCTAGGTGGAATAGACTATTTACTTGAAAATTTGACAGCAAAAATAAAATCAAAAAAAGGTGCTGAATTTGGTATATCTATATTGGTTAGTTTATTATGCTTAGCAACAACTAATAATACAGTTTCTATTATCACAGCTGGACCTTTAGCAAAAGATATAGCTGATAAATTTTCTGTTGATAGAAGAAGGGTGGCAGGGCTTTTAGATATATTTTCTTCGGCTTTTCAAGGCTTAATGCCTTATGCTGGGCAAATATTAGTTGCTGCTGCAATGGCACAAATATCTCCTGTCAGTATAGTGCCTTATTCTTGGTATTCTATGTTTATGATAGTGATGGGAATATTAGCTATTATTACAGGTATACCAAAACTTAAAGAAAAAAATTAA
- a CDS encoding iron-containing alcohol dehydrogenase: MDNFNYKNDTKIIFGKDNYSEIGKNIKIFSKRTPKILLHYETDGELIKKLGIYEKVISSLKEFDIEFIELGGVVPNPRLSLVYEGIKICKEENITFILAVGGASVIDSAKAISLGAVDNGDIWDFFTGKRIPQDTLGIGVVLTIPGAGSEMSESSIITDENKKQKAVCDTEVNFPKFAILNPEVCYTIPDRLMAAGIVDILSHLMERYFTKSIDTALSDSLIEATMKTVVKYGPLLMKDRKNYNYCSQIMWAATMAHNGMIACGRVADWASHRIEHEISGIYDLTHGIGMAIIFPAWMKYTKNIHPQIFEKFFKEVFNITNIDEGINKLEEFFKSLGINLRLSDYGITEEYFSLMAEKALGNSETLGRFMQLNKQDIINILNLAK; the protein is encoded by the coding sequence ATGGACAATTTTAATTATAAAAATGATACTAAAATCATTTTTGGAAAAGATAATTATAGTGAAATTGGTAAAAATATTAAAATTTTTTCAAAAAGAACTCCTAAAATTCTTTTGCATTATGAGACAGATGGGGAATTAATAAAAAAACTTGGTATTTATGAAAAAGTTATTTCTTCATTAAAAGAATTTGATATTGAATTTATTGAACTTGGAGGAGTTGTTCCTAATCCTAGGTTATCTCTGGTTTATGAAGGAATTAAAATCTGTAAAGAAGAAAACATTACTTTTATTTTAGCAGTTGGTGGAGCAAGTGTTATTGACTCAGCTAAAGCAATTTCACTTGGAGCTGTTGATAATGGAGATATTTGGGACTTTTTTACTGGTAAAAGAATTCCTCAAGATACATTGGGAATAGGGGTTGTTTTAACTATTCCAGGAGCTGGTTCTGAAATGTCTGAAAGTTCAATTATAACAGATGAAAATAAAAAACAAAAAGCTGTTTGTGATACAGAAGTTAATTTTCCAAAATTTGCAATATTAAATCCTGAAGTTTGTTATACAATTCCTGATAGATTAATGGCTGCTGGAATTGTAGATATTTTATCACATTTGATGGAGAGATATTTTACAAAGTCAATAGATACAGCTTTAAGTGATTCTTTAATTGAAGCTACTATGAAAACAGTAGTAAAATATGGACCTCTTCTTATGAAAGATAGAAAAAATTATAATTATTGTTCACAAATTATGTGGGCAGCAACTATGGCACACAATGGAATGATTGCTTGTGGAAGAGTTGCAGATTGGGCTTCTCATAGAATTGAACATGAAATAAGTGGAATATATGATTTGACTCATGGTATTGGTATGGCAATTATTTTTCCTGCTTGGATGAAATATACAAAAAATATTCATCCTCAAATATTTGAAAAATTTTTCAAAGAAGTTTTTAATATTACAAATATAGATGAAGGAATAAATAAATTAGAAGAATTTTTTAAGAGTTTAGGGATAAATTTAAGATTATCAGATTATGGAATAACAGAAGAATACTTTTCTTTAATGGCTGAAAAGGCACTAGGGAACTCTGAAACACTTGGTAGGTTTATGCAATTAAATAAGCAAGATATTATTAATATCTTAAATTTAGCAAAATAA
- a CDS encoding aminotransferase-like domain-containing protein has protein sequence MKYEEVIQDIKVKIIQGYWKVDDKLPSLRQLARKYETSSNTIAFAFRILRDEGYIFSIPAVGYFIKKRKDFQISKQVKTILKSYYDAENKNDNLINFTSTNLLSKYINNNLISYLFEAQKKNFNQNKALENNSSLISCMSNLLEEDEIFTLDENMIITSSSQLSIEMIIRLFSNKNKLTIALSDPSHYSVINILEKLVNIRGVHLLDDGWDFKDFENILSLEKIDLVYVTPNFHDPSGICWSEDKKIYLLELAEKFDFYIIEEDNYSSLSYSKKYLSFKSFERIGKERIFYIRDFSTLLGSFLGLTCVIVPPKLKDKFLMEKIAFSIIPSQVQQNMLETFINNGYFFFFLNKLKNILNNRLNYLVNELKNIAELKIMHQPEGGFFIWLKLNHQIDEDIFYELCKNNGLLILPGYIFYEDNRNNAKFRISFASTSLYEIEIGIKKIKKIISYLKEIN, from the coding sequence ATGAAATACGAAGAAGTCATCCAAGATATCAAAGTTAAAATTATTCAGGGTTATTGGAAAGTAGATGATAAGTTACCATCTTTAAGACAATTAGCAAGAAAATATGAAACTTCAAGTAATACCATTGCTTTTGCTTTTCGTATATTAAGAGATGAGGGATATATTTTTTCTATCCCAGCAGTTGGTTATTTTATAAAAAAAAGAAAAGATTTTCAAATAAGTAAACAAGTAAAAACTATTTTAAAAAGTTATTATGATGCTGAAAATAAAAATGATAATTTAATAAATTTTACAAGTACTAATTTACTTTCTAAATATATAAATAATAACTTAATATCCTATCTTTTTGAAGCACAGAAAAAAAATTTTAATCAAAACAAAGCTTTAGAAAATAATTCCTCATTGATTTCTTGTATGTCTAACCTTTTAGAAGAAGATGAAATTTTTACCTTAGATGAAAATATGATTATTACTTCAAGTTCTCAATTAAGTATTGAGATGATTATTAGATTATTTTCAAATAAAAATAAATTGACAATAGCACTTTCAGACCCAAGTCATTACAGTGTAATTAATATTTTAGAGAAACTTGTTAACATTCGTGGGGTACATCTTTTAGATGATGGATGGGATTTTAAGGATTTTGAAAATATATTATCATTAGAAAAAATAGATTTAGTTTATGTAACTCCTAATTTTCATGATCCTTCTGGAATATGCTGGTCTGAAGATAAAAAAATTTATCTTTTAGAACTAGCAGAAAAATTTGATTTTTATATTATTGAAGAAGATAACTATTCTTCTTTATCTTATAGTAAAAAGTACCTTTCATTTAAAAGTTTTGAAAGAATAGGAAAAGAAAGAATTTTCTATATAAGAGATTTTTCAACACTCTTAGGTTCTTTCTTGGGTTTAACTTGTGTAATTGTTCCTCCAAAACTTAAAGATAAATTCTTGATGGAAAAAATTGCTTTTTCTATTATACCTTCACAAGTTCAACAAAATATGTTGGAAACTTTTATAAATAATGGCTATTTTTTCTTCTTTTTAAATAAACTTAAAAATATTTTAAACAATAGACTAAATTATCTTGTAAATGAATTAAAAAATATAGCAGAATTAAAAATTATGCATCAACCTGAAGGAGGTTTTTTTATATGGCTTAAATTAAATCACCAAATAGATGAAGATATATTTTACGAACTATGTAAAAATAATGGTCTTTTAATTCTTCCAGGATATATCTTCTATGAAGATAATAGAAATAATGCTAAATTTAGAATATCTTTTGCTTCAACTTCGCTTTATGAAATAGAAATTGGAATAAAAAAAATAAAAAAAATAATATCTTATTTAAAAGAAATCAATTAG
- a CDS encoding L-fuculose-phosphate aldolase, with translation MLLENERKEIIVYGKKMITDGLTRGTGGNISICNAEQKLMAITPSGIDYFKLTPEDIVIIDVETGKIVDGNRVPSSESDMHRIFYKYRKDVFSVVHTHSKYATVISCTDIEGLPAINYLLAVAGTDVPCAEYATYGTVKLAKNAFKAMEDKKAVLLSNHGMIAIGKNLAEAYNIAENVEFCSELFCISKSIGSPKILSKEEMLNMIERFKDYGKRVEEHEEI, from the coding sequence ATGTTATTAGAAAATGAAAGAAAAGAAATAATAGTATATGGAAAAAAAATGATAACTGATGGCTTAACCAGAGGTACTGGTGGAAATATAAGTATATGTAATGCTGAACAAAAATTAATGGCAATAACTCCAAGTGGAATAGATTACTTTAAATTAACACCAGAAGATATAGTAATTATTGATGTTGAGACAGGAAAAATAGTTGATGGAAACAGAGTTCCTTCCAGTGAAAGCGATATGCATAGAATTTTCTATAAATATAGAAAAGATGTTTTTTCAGTTGTCCACACTCATTCAAAATATGCAACTGTAATCTCTTGTACTGACATAGAAGGATTACCTGCAATAAATTATTTATTAGCAGTTGCTGGCACTGATGTTCCCTGTGCTGAATATGCAACATATGGAACTGTAAAATTAGCTAAAAATGCTTTTAAAGCAATGGAAGATAAAAAGGCTGTACTTCTTAGTAACCATGGAATGATAGCTATTGGGAAAAATTTAGCAGAAGCATATAATATTGCTGAAAATGTTGAATTTTGTTCAGAACTTTTTTGTATTTCAAAATCAATAGGATCTCCTAAAATTTTATCAAAAGAAGAAATGTTAAATATGATAGAAAGATTTAAAGACTATGGAAAAAGAGTTGAAGAACATGAGGAGATTTAA